Below is a genomic region from Phragmites australis chromosome 20, lpPhrAust1.1, whole genome shotgun sequence.
GAAGCTCCCTGTTGATCAGTCGAAGAACCTGAGTTTGGCAATTGTGGTGGCACTAATCCCTAACAAAATAGAATACAGCCACTTCATTAGTAAATCATGCTGTTCAAACATTTTTAGCCATAATAGTTGCACAAGTAGTTAACAAGTAATTCTTACGTTGCTTGCTAGAAGGCTTGCAGATGAAGAGGCAGTCGCTGCCTCTTGTCTTGACAAAAGACTACTGAGCAGCTCATCTTTTGTTTCTGCTCCCGCCTTCTTTGATTTTGGTGAACCAAATGCTGAAGCTAACCCTTCACTAAAAACAGAGGATGAGCTCATTCTATCAGTATAGGTTGAGGGCCTCCACATAGAAGTGGATTGCACTGCTCCTGATAGATCGGAATTCACTGATGACACAGTCTTTGAAGCATAGGATGAGGGAAGTGAACTCTGAAGGCTAGCAGATGATGTGTCCAGGGAAGAGTGTGCGTTGCTCAAGATGCCCTTGTTTTGTAGGTTCATTAAAATGTTACTTGTTACAGAACCTTTCAGTGAGTGATTGGGAGTTGAAGCTGAATCTTGTAATCCTGCAAATGAAAAGCCGCCAGTTGGAAAGGCTGAAGCCCCAAAGCGTGAGATTTGTTGACGTTGAGTTAGCCTATCTGGTAATGCATTTCCAGTTGATGCCTCTGGCGATGATATAGATGGTTCACTCTTCCATGATGGCATGGATGTGGTGGTCATAGATGAGGTGCCATCCTGTACAATGGAAACATGTATAACAACATTAGAAAAAGGTTAGACAGGTTATCCTTCCATGACAGATACATATGCCCCGCCAAACAATAACATATAAGTTTTCCATGACGGACCTGTCTTGAATTCGCAACAGACCTCCAATCTGAGATCGGATGTGGCTCATCATTTCCTTCAATATACGGAAACTTCCGAGTTGTTGACAATCTCTTTTCTCCTGGTTTATCCTCTTTTTTAGTATCATCACTTCCATGCTCATCCCACCAGCTGCCGCTTGATGGTGTGAAAGGCTGGACATCAACAAGTGGAGAAAATACATCCATGTCATCCTTTAGATTATAGTTACCACGAGGAGCTTGTAGCTTTGATAATGGTCCTCCAGACAACAAACGGGTTCTGTATGGAGTTTCCTCCGTCGTAGAAGAGTTTGAGGTCGAAAGAAAGCCACTTGTATTTGCTGTCAAAGAAGAGCGAAGACTTGGAACAACTACTCCAGAGGTGGTAGTTGTTGCCGAAGGCAAGGGATCTGGCATAAGAACAGACTCTTCACTAGTTCCCCCCAGAAGAGCAACTTCGGAAGAACTGTTCTCTTTAACAATGACAGGCTTTGACCGTTGCCAACATAAACCTGTCACAGCCTGATGAAAATTGTAAATTCAGAAATGTTAAAGAAGAATAGAGTGTATATATCAGGATTTTGTGAAAGAGTTTTATGTAAAAGCCAATACCAAATATTTTCAACCATGTTTGACTTTAATGGGTTAgttatcacttatgataatGGTTCagcaaaaatacataaaaaaaaaatggtccGCGTGAGGCCATAAGCTGCACATTCAATATTCCAGAACAATGTCAACCTAAGTTACAATACACGCTCTAAATACAACAGAATAGTTGGAAATAACATTTAAGGAAACACTAAACAGTAGGAAGACTGAATTTTGCTCAATAGTATGTATATGAAATTTGACCACAGCAACAAAGTTCCCATCCCTCAACGAAATACAGTTTTATCTTCACCAGATTGCTCTTTTGAAAGGAGTACTAATGTAATGCCGAAAGGTGAAAAGACTTCCACACCGtaacaagagacaagaaaacacTTCTGTCAGTCATTCAAAGCCAAATACAGAAGTTCCAATCATACCTGAACTACTGCTAAAGTGCTAGTATCAGCCAACACATGTGGTCcactaataaaaaataacagtAGCAATTAGCATATTTTTTATACAAGTGGAAGTGTTATACTAATGTGTACAAATTTACTATACAAATTACCAGAGAGAACAGCATTATTTGTAAATCGACAAAAAATTGCACACCAATGAGTGTAAGGAGGATTGTATGGTTTCCCACCTCAGAGCTATTGTATGCACGAAGAATAGTCAATGGCTGAGGTCTTCCCCGGACATCATAGAATACCACACGCCCACTATTTGTGCCTGCAGCTAATATAGTACCATCATCATTGTATGCCAATGAGGAGAATGGGGCCTCATGAGGAATagtgtgtgttggtcttcttgaCCCTGAATCTAGGGTGTATAACTTCTTGTCCAGGCCAACTGTAGCAATTATctacaaaaataaaatataaaccACAATTACGGGCATGTCATTATTCACTCAGACATGAAACATCAGACATATTTAAAATCACAAAACCTTATCGCTGGACGGCGAGATACAAACACCACTTGTGGGTGCAGAATGTTGCTTCAGCCATGACACCTGCAGAATAGGGACTAATCAATTCCAGAATATTACAGCAAGCACCAAGCATGATAAAACTGGACAAGATCAAGTCATCATAAATAGCAAGTGCCGTGCAGAACACTTGTTTTAACATTTCTGAAACAAACAATGTTAACAGGCACTTGTAAGAAAAGATTAAACATTAACTCAGTAAATTTTACTAATTCAAACTACtggtaaaaaaataaagaatcaaAGTGAGCAAGTAATTTTCTAAAATCAGTCAGCAAATAAATGAATTTTAATCgcagcttaaataaaggaaaacTAAAGATGACTTATGTATCTGCATGTATTTTAGCTCAAATCACAGTTGTCAAATATAAATGAAACAAGAAGCCTAAATTTAAGTATCCAAAAAATGAAGAGGTTCCCGGTGGAAGAATATATAGCTAGTAAATTCAGTAAAAGTCTAAGCAATCAAAGGCAGAGCTCTGCATAGCGGCAAGCTCTGTTGTTAAAATCGCAACTCCAGTCGTAGAATCGTACGATTTTACGAACCCACTTTCCACAAAACGATTCAAATAGTACATGAGTCATATTTGATAGTCACCGTCGAATCGCGCTCCAAATCGTAAAATCTGTTGGAATCGCGTTCTAGTTTGTGCAGAGGGGGGAAGGTGAAGTGCTACCGACTAGCAACTGCATACATGCTTCACACACATAGAATCAATCCAAGATAGAGCAATCCGAAGAAGTAAAAGAACATAGCATAAGGAATTTGCATACACGATGATTGAATCCAGGTGGCCATGCAACACGAAGATGGATGTTGTTGAGGAGATGGTCGTCATCGATCAACGGAGGTGGCCGGCGTTGATGAGGTGGGTGCAAGCTGATGAGCGGAGGTAGCCGACGTCCACGCAAGTGACTGGAGTTGAGGTTGTTGCATGTTGATTCGTGTATGCGGTAATAGAGAACAGAAACTGTGACCGAATTTTGGAAATAGACTAAGAGAAGGAAAGAGAGCAGAATCATTGGAGATCTTGTTGCAGTTttgaaagagaggaagaaggggaCACACCATTGATTGACATTGGCCTTTCATTATGTGATGATTATTTAACTTGATTTAAGTTTGGGAAATAGAGTGACAGAAGGAAAGAGAGCACGCTGCAATCAAGGAAGGCGATCAAGAATGACACGTGGAGAGTATGTTGATTGTTAATAGACTAATTGATTATGGCTTTTCATATTATAGGAGAGAAGAAGACGAGAGACCAACTTTGATGATGGGCCGTTTGATCGTGTAAGATGTACAGTGGAGATCGTTCAGATCTACCACAACTCGTcaattttataggagtataaatACCGAGCTCTACGGCCTCTGCCTGAAACAGTGTGCTACCAGTGCGCGAGGAAATACGCGTGGGAGATTTGCTTATTGCGAACCCAATCGAGACGTCACTCGCCACTCCTCTCCA
It encodes:
- the LOC133901839 gene encoding protein NEDD1 codes for the protein MGFVDPAAPLLATCGGDTVKLFDVSVESGDPCVLAYTPVPAHPVNAVKWNHTNLIVASAGDDKKISLWHKKGQNIGQLPTSTVDRGDDIEECIYSISFSNKGSRYLCSGGSGHIVRIWDLQRKRCIKWLSGHTDTITGVMYNCKDEHLASISMKGDLILHNLASGARAAELSDPNGQVLRVLDYSRNSRHLLVTAGDDGSVHLWDTTARSPKVSWLKQHSAPTSGVCISPSSDKIIATVGLDKKLYTLDSGSRRPTHTIPHEAPFSSLAYNDDGTILAAGTNSGRVVFYDVRGRPQPLTILRAYNSSEAVTGLCWQRSKPVIVKENSSSEVALLGGTSEESVLMPDPLPSATTTTSGVVVPSLRSSLTANTSGFLSTSNSSTTEETPYRTRLLSGGPLSKLQAPRGNYNLKDDMDVFSPLVDVQPFTPSSGSWWDEHGSDDTKKEDKPGEKRLSTTRKFPYIEGNDEPHPISDWRSVANSRQDGTSSMTTTSMPSWKSEPSISSPEASTGNALPDRLTQRQQISRFGASAFPTGGFSFAGLQDSASTPNHSLKGSVTSNILMNLQNKGILSNAHSSLDTSSASLQSSLPSSYASKTVSSVNSDLSGAVQSTSMWRPSTYTDRMSSSSVFSEGLASAFGSPKSKKAGAETKDELLSSLLSRQEAATASSSASLLASNGLVPPQLPNSGSSTDQQGASSFSLQYVQRMLEESLGSVQKSIHEDVRNLHIEVLRQFHMQEMEMSGVLNLVLDKLEGLTKEVQQLRRENQQLRHQLL